A DNA window from uncultured Methanoregula sp. contains the following coding sequences:
- a CDS encoding energy-coupling factor transporter transmembrane component T — protein MAEILQYVHKDAFLHRLHPYTKIFFIIIVSLMAIIATDIPFLILMVIAMLAFAAYGELLKESLQQLKLILLMSVIFILITVITMPNGETLAYIIPQGVPIIGGSVPITTGGLMIGVVLTLRFMILIFAFQLFLISTQPRDIVHAMERIHLPIDYILMFIIALRFIPTLQIEGQRIHEAQLARGFNPGAGFLGKIRSVAPIVIPLVSNALLRSNVLGLTIDMRGYRTGKRTHVRERVFLRGDYAVLGVLIVASGGFVILFLARMV, from the coding sequence ATGGCTGAGATCCTCCAGTACGTGCACAAGGACGCATTTTTGCACCGGCTCCACCCGTATACCAAGATCTTCTTCATCATCATCGTCTCCCTCATGGCCATCATCGCCACCGACATCCCGTTCCTCATCCTCATGGTGATAGCCATGCTCGCGTTTGCGGCATACGGGGAGCTCCTGAAAGAGTCGCTCCAGCAGCTCAAACTGATCCTGCTGATGAGCGTGATCTTCATCCTCATAACGGTCATCACGATGCCAAACGGTGAGACACTCGCGTACATCATCCCGCAGGGTGTGCCAATCATCGGGGGGTCAGTTCCCATCACAACGGGCGGGCTCATGATCGGGGTTGTCCTCACGCTCCGCTTCATGATCCTGATCTTCGCCTTCCAGCTCTTCCTTATCTCAACGCAGCCCCGGGACATCGTCCATGCAATGGAGAGGATACACCTCCCCATTGACTATATCCTGATGTTCATCATTGCACTCCGGTTTATCCCGACCCTCCAGATCGAGGGGCAGCGGATTCACGAGGCCCAGCTTGCCCGGGGATTCAACCCGGGCGCCGGGTTTCTCGGGAAGATCCGGAGCGTTGCCCCGATTGTCATCCCCCTGGTCTCCAATGCGCTCCTCCGGTCAAATGTGCTCGGCCTCACGATCGATATGAGGGGATACCGGACCGGCAAGCGGACGCATGTCCGCGAACGGGTATTTCTCCGGGGGGATTATGCAGTGTTGGGGGTACTCATTGTTGCCAGCGGAGGATTTGTCATCCTCTTCCTGGCCCGGATGGTATGA
- a CDS encoding cobyrinate a,c-diamide synthase, translated as MIIPRIVIAGTHSGCGKTTVASGIMAALTARGLKVQPFKVGPDFIDPSHHTKVCGRISRNLDPFMMGETGCSGTFLAASEGADIAVIEGVMGMFDGVDGTDLASTAHVARILDAPVILVIDAKGMSRSIHALIKGFHSYDPTIRIAGVIINRTGSPRHREMIERSLAVPALGWIPRSEHLAVESRHLGLLMAHEAGSPANRGSFIEESCDIGALIGTAKTAPPFCSNRESGAGLSPRTRIGVARDNAFCFYYQDNLDRLARAGAELVFFSPMQDSLPDIDGLYLGGGYPELYLRELESSPCTKGLKKTADNGMPIYAECGGLMYLTREIQSDKTYRMAGILPADAEMTKRIQALGYVKGEVVGNGSVFSPHQGITGHEFHYSRALPDRDVHYAFRLSRGKGIDAGQDGLISSRVLGCYTHAYFSGTFAEDLVGAASRYSRH; from the coding sequence GTGATAATCCCCCGGATAGTTATCGCCGGTACACACAGCGGGTGCGGGAAGACCACTGTCGCAAGCGGCATCATGGCAGCCCTGACTGCCCGCGGGCTCAAAGTCCAGCCATTCAAGGTGGGGCCGGACTTCATCGACCCGTCCCATCACACAAAAGTATGCGGCAGGATCTCCCGGAACCTGGATCCCTTCATGATGGGCGAGACCGGGTGTTCCGGCACATTCCTCGCTGCATCAGAAGGTGCTGACATTGCAGTCATCGAAGGCGTCATGGGCATGTTCGACGGGGTGGATGGAACGGATCTTGCCAGTACCGCCCATGTTGCCCGGATCCTGGATGCCCCGGTCATCCTTGTCATCGATGCAAAAGGGATGTCCCGGAGCATACATGCCCTCATCAAAGGATTCCATTCCTATGACCCGACCATCCGGATTGCCGGAGTCATCATCAACCGGACGGGCAGTCCCCGGCACCGGGAAATGATAGAACGATCCCTTGCTGTCCCGGCTCTGGGATGGATCCCAAGAAGCGAACACCTTGCCGTGGAAAGCCGGCATCTCGGCCTCCTTATGGCGCATGAAGCAGGGAGTCCGGCGAACCGGGGATCATTTATCGAGGAGTCCTGCGATATCGGCGCTTTGATCGGGACGGCAAAAACCGCTCCGCCATTCTGTTCGAACCGGGAATCGGGAGCGGGTCTTTCCCCCAGGACCCGGATCGGGGTTGCCCGGGACAATGCATTCTGTTTCTATTACCAGGACAACCTGGACCGCCTGGCACGCGCCGGGGCAGAACTCGTCTTCTTCAGCCCGATGCAGGATTCCCTGCCGGACATTGACGGGTTATACCTGGGTGGCGGATACCCGGAACTCTATCTTCGCGAGCTCGAATCATCGCCGTGCACAAAGGGCCTGAAAAAAACTGCTGATAATGGGATGCCAATTTACGCGGAATGCGGCGGGCTTATGTACCTGACCCGGGAGATCCAGTCCGACAAAACCTACCGGATGGCTGGCATTCTTCCGGCCGATGCGGAGATGACGAAACGTATCCAGGCTCTGGGGTATGTCAAAGGGGAAGTTGTCGGCAACGGATCGGTATTCTCACCCCACCAGGGAATCACAGGACACGAGTTCCATTATTCCCGGGCTCTTCCGGACCGGGACGTGCACTACGCGTTCCGGTTATCCCGCGGGAAAGGCATCGATGCGGGACAGGACGGGTTGATCTCATCCCGGGTCCTGGGATGTTATACCCATGCATATTTTTCAGGAACTTTCGCAGAAGATCTGGTCGGGGCAGCCAGCCGGTATTCCCGCCACTGA
- a CDS encoding DUF4013 domain-containing protein, which produces MDFGKMVGDSFGYAKEGLVGKWVTWILLIISCIIFPLIMGYIMRVYRGVTPAPEPKEWVSMFIDGIKLFIVGLIYAIPVIIIEVVVIGSAFVTGVMTQSYGLTDPNAVMGLIGAFLFGLIILLIVSIIIGLIVATAVVRFARTNSFGEAFNFSAIFAHIGKIGFGSYLVALIIMFIIIGVIEVICMLIPYIGMLLLFILLPVIVLFEARYLTLLYDSAGTTA; this is translated from the coding sequence ATGGATTTTGGAAAAATGGTTGGAGACTCTTTCGGTTATGCCAAAGAGGGCCTTGTCGGCAAGTGGGTTACATGGATTCTGTTGATCATCAGCTGTATCATCTTCCCGCTCATCATGGGGTACATCATGCGGGTGTACCGCGGTGTGACACCGGCTCCCGAGCCCAAAGAATGGGTGAGCATGTTCATCGACGGGATCAAACTCTTCATTGTCGGCCTGATCTATGCGATCCCGGTCATCATCATTGAAGTTGTTGTCATCGGCAGCGCATTTGTAACGGGCGTCATGACCCAGTCGTACGGCCTGACCGATCCGAATGCCGTGATGGGCCTTATCGGGGCGTTCCTCTTCGGCCTGATCATTCTCCTCATTGTCTCGATCATCATCGGCCTCATCGTTGCAACCGCGGTAGTCCGCTTTGCCCGCACGAACAGTTTTGGCGAGGCGTTCAATTTCAGTGCAATCTTCGCCCACATCGGGAAGATCGGCTTTGGGTCCTACCTTGTGGCCCTGATCATCATGTTCATCATCATCGGTGTCATCGAAGTGATCTGCATGCTGATTCCCTACATCGGCATGCTCCTGCTCTTCATCCTGCTCCCGGTCATCGTCCTCTTCGAAGCACGGTACCTTACCCTGCTCTATGACAGCGCCGGAACAACGGCATAA
- the purH gene encoding bifunctional phosphoribosylaminoimidazolecarboxamide formyltransferase/IMP cyclohydrolase, which produces MKWALLSVWDKTGIIDLAKTLIEQKYSIMSSGGTGKALGEAGIRFTEVSSYTGFPEMMDGRVKTLHPKVHGGLLGRRQIDDAVMAKHGINHIDLLVVNLYPFETMAAKKMNLEELIEYIDVGGPAMIRAAAKNYKDVAVVVDPADYPMVQKAVKGEGLPLKERLVLAKKAFARTAAYDAAISNHLYQLDTPFPTTFTVQYSHGRALRYGENPHQQAAVYGSAGIAGAEPLQGKQMSYNNYLDLNAGVSLMREFDEPAAVIVKHNNPCGVAIGKDIFDAYVTARDVDPVSAYGSVVSVNRELTRKLAEEISNTFVEVILAPSFSKEALEIMKKKENMRVIVLPEQAPADEIRTIDGGVLVQRTPAYQEHWEVITDRDPTPDEMKSLQLAWKVCKHTKSNTIIFADKVHTLGIGAGQMSRVDSAKIAIEKACSSLKGSAVASDAFLPFPDTLEVAAAAGATALVQPGGSIRDKEVIEAANRLHMAMIFTGVRYFRH; this is translated from the coding sequence ATGAAGTGGGCACTGCTGTCCGTCTGGGACAAGACGGGGATTATCGATCTTGCAAAAACACTCATTGAACAAAAGTACAGTATCATGAGTTCCGGCGGTACCGGAAAAGCCCTGGGCGAAGCCGGCATCCGGTTCACGGAAGTATCGAGCTACACCGGTTTTCCCGAGATGATGGATGGCCGGGTCAAGACTCTCCACCCCAAGGTGCACGGGGGGCTGCTCGGCCGGAGACAGATCGATGATGCCGTGATGGCCAAGCACGGCATCAACCATATCGATCTCCTGGTGGTCAACCTGTACCCGTTCGAGACGATGGCAGCTAAAAAGATGAACCTTGAAGAGCTCATCGAGTACATCGATGTCGGCGGACCGGCCATGATCCGGGCTGCTGCGAAAAATTACAAGGATGTCGCGGTTGTTGTCGACCCGGCAGATTACCCGATGGTGCAGAAAGCGGTGAAAGGCGAAGGCCTTCCCCTCAAAGAGCGGCTGGTTCTTGCAAAGAAAGCCTTTGCACGGACTGCGGCATACGATGCCGCGATCAGCAATCACCTGTACCAGCTGGACACGCCGTTTCCCACAACCTTCACGGTACAATATTCCCATGGCAGGGCCCTGCGGTACGGCGAGAATCCCCACCAGCAGGCAGCAGTATACGGCAGCGCCGGCATTGCCGGTGCCGAACCGCTCCAGGGCAAGCAGATGTCCTACAATAATTACCTGGACCTGAACGCCGGTGTCTCGCTCATGCGGGAGTTCGATGAACCGGCAGCCGTCATCGTGAAACACAACAATCCCTGCGGTGTTGCAATAGGAAAGGACATATTCGATGCATACGTGACTGCCCGGGATGTCGATCCCGTCTCGGCCTACGGGTCCGTGGTCTCGGTAAACCGCGAGCTCACGAGGAAACTTGCCGAAGAGATCAGCAACACGTTTGTCGAAGTCATCCTCGCCCCCTCGTTCTCAAAGGAAGCGCTCGAGATCATGAAGAAGAAAGAGAACATGCGGGTCATCGTACTGCCGGAACAGGCCCCTGCGGATGAGATCCGGACAATTGATGGCGGCGTTCTCGTCCAGCGGACCCCTGCGTACCAGGAGCACTGGGAAGTCATAACTGACCGGGATCCGACGCCCGACGAGATGAAATCCCTGCAGCTTGCATGGAAAGTCTGCAAGCACACGAAAAGCAACACCATCATCTTTGCCGACAAGGTCCACACGCTGGGCATCGGCGCCGGCCAGATGAGCCGGGTGGATTCAGCGAAGATCGCAATCGAGAAGGCCTGCTCGTCCCTGAAAGGATCCGCTGTTGCCTCCGATGCGTTCCTGCCGTTCCCGGATACCCTTGAGGTTGCCGCAGCAGCCGGTGCAACAGCGCTCGTCCAGCCGGGCGGTTCGATCCGGGACAAGGAAGTGATTGAAGCAGCCAACCGGCTACACATGGCAATGATCTTTACGGGTGTGCGGTACTTCAGGCACTGA
- a CDS encoding S-layer protein: MAGTKYTAGSPELSAYISGANEFTPGKDVSLAMVVQNTGLNEYKFINSGIVDRDDLPNTAKFLTVSLAAGDAPVIIKSDPQMLGDLKGGNNANAIFSIKVKPDAAAGTYDLPVYLNYTYLYQADQYGVDTIQYRYKTANENLTLPIRIKPDVSIDVLSATPEHVNVGTEGYINMKIKNTGSENGTKSIVKILQSGNSPIVPTDSSVYIGDFPPGSIADCRYKVSVTSNAERQTYPVDVVVVYQNKEGDFVTSRIDTIGVPVGGKVDFKIISAPPELNPGNKKTITVEFQNTGDSTVYSAQARISAVDPFTSNDDVAYLGDLKPGQSAKASYIISVDRSATIKEYGMDSEVRYRDALDNTYVSDTMKVKIDVTSPAGITSILSNPIYLSILVAAIIGIAYAIYHYRKKQQ; the protein is encoded by the coding sequence ATGGCAGGAACGAAATATACTGCCGGGAGTCCCGAACTTTCAGCATATATATCCGGGGCCAATGAATTCACTCCCGGAAAAGATGTATCGCTCGCAATGGTTGTACAAAATACCGGGCTCAACGAATACAAGTTTATCAATTCGGGCATTGTTGACCGGGACGATCTTCCCAATACGGCAAAATTCCTTACGGTCTCACTCGCTGCCGGCGATGCACCGGTCATCATCAAATCGGATCCGCAGATGCTTGGCGATCTCAAGGGTGGAAATAACGCAAATGCCATCTTTTCCATCAAGGTGAAACCGGATGCTGCAGCAGGAACATACGATCTTCCCGTATACCTGAACTACACATACCTGTACCAGGCAGATCAGTATGGCGTTGACACGATACAGTACCGGTATAAAACCGCAAACGAGAACCTGACCCTGCCCATCAGGATAAAGCCGGATGTCTCCATCGATGTGCTCTCAGCAACCCCCGAACACGTCAATGTAGGTACTGAAGGGTACATCAATATGAAGATCAAGAATACCGGTTCAGAGAACGGTACAAAATCGATAGTCAAGATCCTGCAGAGCGGAAACAGCCCGATTGTACCAACCGACAGCAGCGTATACATCGGAGATTTCCCCCCGGGAAGCATAGCGGACTGCCGGTACAAAGTATCCGTTACTTCCAATGCCGAGCGGCAGACGTACCCGGTGGATGTTGTCGTAGTGTACCAGAACAAAGAGGGGGATTTTGTCACGTCACGCATCGATACGATCGGTGTTCCGGTGGGGGGCAAAGTCGATTTCAAGATCATCTCAGCACCTCCCGAACTCAATCCCGGCAACAAGAAAACAATCACGGTTGAATTCCAGAATACCGGGGACTCTACGGTGTACAGTGCCCAGGCCCGCATAAGTGCTGTCGACCCGTTCACCAGCAACGATGATGTGGCATATCTCGGGGATCTCAAGCCGGGACAGTCAGCAAAAGCGTCCTATATCATCAGTGTCGACCGCAGCGCCACGATCAAGGAATACGGCATGGACTCGGAAGTCAGGTACAGGGATGCACTCGACAACACTTACGTCTCCGATACCATGAAAGTCAAGATCGATGTGACAAGCCCGGCCGGCATCACATCGATACTGTCGAACCCGATCTACCTCTCGATCCTGGTCGCGGCGATCATCGGCATTGCCTACGCAATTTACCATTACCGGAAGAAACAGCAGTAA
- the ilvD gene encoding dihydroxy-acid dehydratase codes for MRSDEIKAGYQRAPNRALLRSLGVTDREMKLPFIGIANAYNTIVPGHVHLQKLGEKVKEGIAAAGGVPFEFGVIGICDGIAMGHEGMRYSLPSRENIADSIELMVQAHRFDGLVCIGTCDKIVPGMLMAAVRCNIPTVVLTGGAMLSGFQDGKELSLIDIFEGVGKVAAGSMTEDALCELECCAMPGCGSCQGLYTANTMACMTEAMGMSLPGCAATPAVDAGKLRIAHESGEAILPLVKKQVKPRDIVTKKSLMNAIKVDMALGGSTNTVLHLMAVATEAGIPLTLDDFSRLAEEVPHICYMQPSGPHSMQTLHRAGGIPAVFRQLESYLDNCPTVSGKKIREIAKAAVVRNEEVIRPLTNPISSAGGLRILTGSLAPDGAVVKSAAVQKEMWKHSGPARVFDGEDSAMKAILGRKIKEGDVVVIRYEGPKGAPGMPEMLSPTSALMGLGYKKVVLITDGRFSGGTRGPCIGHVAPEAAVGGPIAFVRDKDTIAVDLNAKTIDLKVPAKELAERKKPWKAPKKVLTGVLARYAKTVDQANFGAVQR; via the coding sequence ATGCGCAGTGATGAGATCAAAGCAGGGTACCAGCGTGCACCCAACCGTGCGCTCCTCCGATCGCTGGGTGTTACCGATCGGGAGATGAAACTGCCGTTCATCGGCATTGCCAATGCTTACAACACGATCGTACCCGGCCATGTCCACCTCCAGAAACTCGGAGAGAAGGTAAAGGAAGGAATTGCCGCGGCGGGAGGAGTGCCGTTCGAATTCGGGGTCATCGGGATCTGCGACGGGATTGCAATGGGGCACGAGGGAATGCGCTACTCCCTCCCGTCCCGGGAAAATATTGCCGATTCCATCGAGCTGATGGTCCAGGCCCACCGGTTCGACGGCCTGGTCTGCATCGGGACCTGCGACAAGATAGTCCCCGGCATGCTGATGGCAGCGGTCCGGTGCAATATCCCCACGGTGGTCCTGACCGGCGGAGCCATGCTCTCCGGCTTCCAGGACGGCAAGGAGCTCTCCCTTATCGATATTTTTGAAGGCGTGGGAAAAGTTGCAGCAGGATCGATGACCGAGGACGCGCTCTGCGAACTTGAATGCTGCGCCATGCCCGGCTGCGGCAGCTGCCAGGGGCTGTACACGGCCAACACCATGGCCTGCATGACCGAAGCCATGGGAATGTCCCTCCCCGGTTGCGCAGCAACGCCGGCCGTGGATGCCGGGAAACTCCGGATTGCCCACGAGAGCGGGGAAGCAATCCTGCCGCTCGTGAAAAAACAGGTGAAGCCCCGGGATATTGTGACAAAGAAGAGCCTGATGAATGCAATCAAAGTCGACATGGCTCTTGGAGGATCGACCAACACGGTCCTGCATCTGATGGCGGTTGCAACCGAAGCAGGAATCCCGCTGACACTGGATGATTTCTCCCGGCTTGCAGAAGAAGTCCCCCATATCTGTTACATGCAGCCATCCGGCCCGCACTCCATGCAGACCCTCCACCGGGCCGGGGGAATCCCGGCGGTGTTCAGACAGCTCGAATCCTATCTCGATAACTGCCCGACCGTTTCCGGAAAGAAGATCAGGGAGATCGCAAAGGCAGCAGTTGTCAGGAACGAAGAAGTCATCCGCCCGTTAACAAACCCCATCAGCTCCGCAGGCGGGCTCCGGATTCTGACCGGCTCCCTTGCACCAGACGGTGCGGTTGTGAAGAGCGCTGCGGTCCAAAAGGAGATGTGGAAGCATTCCGGCCCGGCGCGGGTCTTCGATGGCGAGGATTCCGCAATGAAAGCCATCCTTGGCCGGAAGATCAAAGAGGGCGATGTTGTCGTGATCCGGTACGAGGGTCCGAAAGGTGCGCCGGGCATGCCCGAGATGCTCTCGCCTACATCGGCACTCATGGGCCTCGGGTACAAAAAAGTAGTTCTCATAACCGACGGGCGTTTTTCCGGAGGGACCCGGGGGCCCTGCATCGGCCATGTTGCCCCGGAAGCAGCGGTTGGCGGACCCATTGCATTTGTCCGGGACAAAGACACGATTGCCGTTGACCTGAACGCAAAGACAATCGACCTGAAAGTTCCGGCCAAGGAACTTGCAGAGCGGAAGAAACCATGGAAAGCCCCAAAGAAAGTCCTGACCGGTGTCCTTGCACGGTACGCAAAGACCGTGGACCAGGCAAATTTCGGCGCAGTCCAGAGATAA
- a CDS encoding energy-coupling factor transporter ATPase: protein MIELTNVSYTYPHAVQPALNRITLSLEKGRCIMVTGPSGAGKTSLCLAASGILHHEYGGKKEGTVIVDKKNVAEYSTLSELAQNVGVVFDDPEAQMIFTTVEEEILSALEHRGLSANIIEERLAEIIRTTYLENLKDRSPHNLSGGQKQRVALAATLALGNEILILDEPTSELDEHATRRIADILAGLKRQGKTILLIEHKFHHFQDMVDTLVILENGTITAAGTPGLVLKDDRIRGMVSMDFSTIRKVKSLAKESESIISVQDLTFSYGDVLALKGINLTIRRGEFIAIVGENGSGKTTLVKHFNRLLSPTSGNVIVNGKNTKDCTIATLARDVGLVFQNPDHMFFADTVREEIAYGVKNLNIGNQAAVIDSAINDAGLSGSSALYPRWLSRGERQRLAIACVVAMQPGVIVLDEPTTGLDGYESRLVIDMLKTLQEKGHTIIIITHNKEIAEHCADRVILMENGRIVSDTAGGA from the coding sequence ATGATCGAGCTTACCAACGTCAGTTACACTTATCCACACGCGGTTCAGCCTGCCCTGAACCGAATCACTCTTTCTCTTGAAAAAGGCCGGTGCATCATGGTTACCGGACCTTCCGGGGCCGGAAAGACTTCGCTCTGTCTTGCAGCATCAGGGATCCTGCATCACGAGTACGGCGGGAAGAAAGAGGGGACCGTGATCGTTGACAAAAAGAATGTAGCAGAATACAGCACCCTTTCGGAGCTTGCGCAGAATGTCGGGGTTGTCTTTGACGATCCCGAAGCCCAGATGATCTTCACGACCGTTGAGGAGGAGATCCTGTCGGCTCTTGAGCACCGGGGCCTTTCTGCAAACATCATCGAGGAGCGCCTGGCCGAGATCATCAGGACAACGTACCTGGAAAATCTCAAAGACCGATCCCCCCATAACCTCTCCGGGGGCCAGAAGCAGCGCGTTGCTCTTGCAGCCACCCTGGCCCTTGGCAACGAGATCCTCATCCTTGACGAGCCAACTTCGGAACTGGACGAGCATGCAACCCGGCGGATTGCCGATATCCTGGCCGGGCTCAAGCGCCAGGGAAAGACCATCCTTCTCATTGAGCACAAGTTCCACCATTTCCAGGACATGGTTGATACGCTGGTCATCCTGGAGAACGGGACCATCACGGCAGCAGGTACTCCCGGGCTGGTCCTGAAAGACGATCGGATCCGGGGCATGGTCTCCATGGATTTCTCCACGATCCGCAAGGTCAAATCATTGGCAAAAGAGAGCGAGTCTATCATCTCGGTACAGGATCTCACATTCTCGTACGGGGATGTTCTGGCCCTGAAGGGAATCAACCTGACTATCCGCAGGGGCGAATTCATCGCGATTGTGGGGGAGAACGGATCGGGAAAGACAACCCTGGTCAAACATTTCAACCGGCTCCTGTCCCCGACCAGCGGCAACGTGATCGTGAATGGGAAGAATACGAAGGACTGCACCATCGCGACCCTTGCCCGGGATGTCGGCCTGGTCTTCCAGAACCCGGATCATATGTTCTTTGCCGATACCGTCCGGGAAGAGATCGCCTATGGTGTGAAAAACCTGAACATCGGGAACCAGGCTGCGGTCATCGATTCGGCGATCAATGATGCCGGGCTGTCAGGATCCTCAGCACTCTATCCACGATGGCTCTCGCGGGGAGAACGGCAGCGGCTTGCCATTGCCTGTGTTGTTGCCATGCAGCCCGGCGTCATCGTTCTGGATGAACCCACAACCGGTCTGGACGGCTATGAGTCCCGTCTTGTCATAGACATGCTCAAGACCCTCCAGGAAAAAGGCCACACCATCATCATCATAACGCACAATAAAGAGATCGCAGAACATTGCGCAGACAGGGTCATCCTGATGGAGAACGGACGTATCGTTTCCGATACCGCGGGGGGTGCCTGA
- a CDS encoding DUF4013 domain-containing protein: MDYSLMLDESFAYAKEGIWSKWTRWLLLIVSMIIFPLILGYMVRIYRGEKPAPELKEWGSMFVDGLKLFVVELVYAAPVILLIIIAFLPLLSSLVTSGAFYQDFSTMSESQTSQWFMSHPEFLSAAGFMLLFILVAIIIAIIIGIFSFLGVIRFARTGRMSEAFNFSAVLAQIRRTGWLNYIIALLVIGVIGFLFGMVINLFSFIPVVGDILHIIVMLVLYVPFILFTSRYAVQVYEAGEEKS; this comes from the coding sequence ATGGATTACAGCCTGATGCTTGACGAATCCTTCGCATATGCAAAAGAAGGAATCTGGTCGAAATGGACCCGCTGGCTCCTCCTTATAGTCAGCATGATCATCTTTCCTTTGATCCTGGGATACATGGTCAGGATTTACCGGGGAGAAAAGCCTGCGCCGGAGCTCAAGGAATGGGGGTCGATGTTCGTTGACGGACTCAAACTCTTTGTCGTGGAACTGGTCTATGCAGCACCGGTGATACTTCTCATCATCATTGCATTCCTTCCCCTGCTCTCGTCCCTTGTAACGAGCGGTGCTTTTTACCAGGACTTTTCGACTATGTCCGAATCACAGACGAGTCAGTGGTTCATGAGCCATCCGGAGTTCCTCTCGGCAGCCGGTTTCATGCTGCTGTTTATTCTCGTTGCAATAATTATCGCAATTATCATCGGCATCTTCTCGTTCCTTGGAGTGATCCGGTTTGCACGCACCGGTCGTATGAGCGAGGCCTTTAATTTTTCCGCTGTCCTTGCCCAGATCCGGAGAACCGGCTGGCTGAACTATATCATTGCACTCCTGGTCATCGGCGTGATCGGCTTTTTGTTCGGGATGGTTATCAATCTCTTCTCGTTCATCCCGGTTGTTGGCGATATCCTTCACATCATCGTGATGCTGGTCCTCTACGTGCCGTTCATTCTCTTCACGAGCCGGTATGCTGTCCAGGTGTACGAAGCCGGGGAAGAGAAGAGTTAA
- a CDS encoding nucleotide exchange factor GrpE, whose amino-acid sequence MVEAENTPETADSKESKPQENPPADPQSLLDAQKKAFADLNDQYLRLAADFENFRRRTARERESITTLANERLAVDLLEVVDNIDRALKADEAHLKEGLVQIQQLLAAQLHRHGIEPIESLKKPFNPREHEAVAHVPSDECAGTVIDEVSCGYRMHDKIIRHAKVAVSKGNEKNTEE is encoded by the coding sequence ATGGTCGAGGCAGAAAACACTCCAGAAACGGCGGATTCAAAGGAATCAAAACCCCAGGAAAATCCGCCGGCCGATCCGCAGTCCCTGCTGGATGCACAGAAGAAAGCGTTTGCTGACTTAAACGACCAGTATCTCAGGCTGGCTGCGGATTTTGAAAATTTCAGGAGACGCACTGCCCGGGAACGCGAATCGATCACTACCCTTGCAAACGAGCGGCTTGCGGTGGACCTGCTGGAAGTTGTCGATAATATCGACCGGGCCCTCAAGGCCGATGAAGCCCACTTGAAAGAGGGCCTTGTCCAGATCCAGCAGCTCCTTGCGGCCCAGTTGCACCGTCACGGCATTGAACCGATTGAATCCTTGAAAAAACCGTTCAATCCCAGGGAGCACGAAGCAGTCGCCCACGTCCCGTCAGATGAATGTGCGGGAACCGTAATCGACGAAGTTTCGTGCGGGTATCGTATGCATGACAAGATAATCAGACACGCAAAAGTTGCAGTATCAAAAGGAAACGAAAAAAATACGGAGGAATGA